The proteins below are encoded in one region of Syngnathus acus chromosome 2, fSynAcu1.2, whole genome shotgun sequence:
- the LOC119119565 gene encoding oxysterol-binding protein-related protein 2-like: MSNEEEFFDAVTGLDSDESYEGVSESSYKDALVFDSSKNNGSKPQENGVKKHRTSLPAPMFSRSTISVWSILKKCIGMELSKITMPVVFNEPLSFLQRITEYMEHTYLINRACSLSDSIERMQAVAAFAVSAVASQWERTGKPFNPLLGETYELTREEQGFRLLAEQVSHHPPVSAFHAESLAGDFVFHGSIYPKLKFWGKSVEAEPKGTITLELLRHNEAYTWSNPNCCVHNIILGKLWIEQYGSVEIVNHSTGDKCVLNFKPCGMFGKELHKVEGYIQDKSKKKLCVIYGKWTECMWSIDPQSYEAHKKAEKKGDNRKQKREEPVGSENDDADDMPEVQETVLVIPGSTLLWRIDPRPAHSAQMYNFTNFALSLNELEPGMEAILAPSDCRFRPDIRAMENGKMEEASQEKERLEEKQRAARKQRAKNEEEWSTRWFQSGTNPNTGAQDWNYSGGYFSRNYRDLPDIY, encoded by the exons ATGAGCAATGAGGAGGAGTTCTTCGACGCCGTTACAG GCCTGGATTCGGACGAGTCATATGAAGGGGTGTCAGAGTCCAGTTACAAAGATGCACTGGTGTTTGATAGCAGCAAGAACAATGGATCAAAGCCACAAGAGAACGGTGTCAAGAAACACAG GACGTCATTACCTGCACCCATGTTTTCCAGAAGCACTATTAGTGTCTGGAGTATCCTTAAAAAATGCATCGGAATG GAACTCTCCAAGATCACAATGCCCGTTGTCTTCAACGAGCCCCTCAGCTTCCTGCAGAGAATCACTGAATACATGGAACACACTTACCTCATCAACAGAGCTTGCTCGCTGTCTGACTCCATAGAGCGCATGCAG GCTGTTGCTGCGTTTGCCGTGTCAGCGGTTGCATCTCAGTGGGAGCGAACTGGAAAACCTTTCAACCCTCTTCTTGGGGAGACTTATGAACTTACCAG AGAGGAGCAGGGCTTCCGGCTGCTAGCAGAGCAGGTATCCCATCATCCACCAGTGAGTGCCTTCCATGCTGAGAGCCTGGCAGGAGACTTTGTATTCCATGGCTCCATATACCCCAAGCTCAAATTCTGGGGGAAGAGTGTTGAGGCCGAGCCCAAAGGGACCATCACTCTCGAGCTACTTAG GCACAATGAGGCATATACGTGGAGTAACCCTAACTGCTGCGTGCACAACATCATTCTAGGCAAACTATGGATAGAGCAGTATGGCTCAGTAGAAATAGTCAACCACAG CACTGGAGACAAGTGTGTGTTGAATTTCAAGCCTTGTGGGATGTTTGGCAAAGAGCTGCACAAAGTGGAGGGATACATCCAGGACAAGAG TAAAAAGAAGCTTTGTGTCATCTATGGGAAGTGGACGGAGTGCATGTGGAGTATTGATCCTCAGTCCTACGAGGCTCACAAAaaggcagagaagaaaggagacAACAGGAAGCAAAAACGT GAGGAGCCAGTAGGATCGGAAAACGATGATGCTGATGACATGCCAGAGGTCCAAGAGACTGTGTTGGTCATACCAGGGAGCACTTTGCTCTGGAGGATAGATCCTAGACCGGCTCACTCAGCTCAG ATGTACAACTTCACCAACTTTGCATTGTCCCTCAACGAGCTGGAGCCAGGCATGGAGGCCATTTTGGCCCCATCAGACTGTCGCTTCAGACCTGACATTCGAGCCATGGAGAATGGCAAAATGG AAGAAGCAAGCCAGGAGAAGGAGAGACTAGAAGAGAAACAACGAGCAGCCAGAAAGCAGAGAGCCAAGAATGAGGAAGAGTGGTCTACAAG gtGGTTCCAATCGGGTACCAACCCGAACACTGGCGCCCAGGACTGGAACTACTCGGGTGGTTACTTCAGTAGAAACTACCGAGACTTGCCTGATATCTACTGA